One stretch of Corynebacterium callunae DSM 20147 DNA includes these proteins:
- a CDS encoding YdcF family protein: protein MSKFLIGIGLLITQPLARIVLFARQHSPNDPTQVDSLLVLGTAQYDGRPSKQFEARLKHTAELWQQHQSQQVFTVGGNLPGDRFSEAEVAGTYLRAAGVPAEKLHISAHGNDTYTSYMPLDPAQVGRVLIITDPNHSYRAVRLARRLGFAAFPAPTPYSPTRCASKSYFISLTHEWGGVVVQDVSRVLGQRAAVKVEDMLRSIQAFIRPSRRARHDQLRRLKK from the coding sequence ATGAGTAAATTCTTAATTGGCATAGGTCTACTAATCACGCAGCCCCTAGCTCGCATTGTGCTTTTCGCGCGACAGCATTCGCCCAATGACCCAACACAGGTGGATTCTTTGCTTGTTTTGGGAACCGCACAATATGATGGCCGGCCCTCCAAACAATTTGAGGCTCGGCTGAAACACACTGCTGAGTTATGGCAGCAACATCAAAGTCAGCAGGTATTTACGGTGGGTGGAAATCTACCCGGGGATCGTTTTAGTGAAGCCGAGGTAGCTGGCACTTATTTGCGTGCAGCTGGGGTTCCTGCGGAAAAGCTACATATTTCTGCCCATGGCAATGACACCTATACCTCTTATATGCCACTTGATCCAGCACAAGTGGGACGAGTGCTTATTATTACCGATCCCAATCATTCATATCGGGCGGTGCGCTTGGCGCGCCGCCTTGGGTTTGCGGCCTTTCCCGCCCCGACTCCCTATAGCCCCACCAGGTGCGCGTCGAAAAGCTATTTTATTAGTTTGACCCATGAGTGGGGCGGGGTAGTGGTGCAAGACGTGTCGCGAGTGCTGGGGCAGCGGGCGGCCGTTAAGGTTGAAGATATGTTGCGCTCGATTCAGGCGTTTATTAGGCCGTCTCGGCGCGCCCGCCATGACCAGCTGCGGAGGCTAAAGAAATAG